TCCTGGCGAGATCGAAGCCGACCTCCGGGCAGGCGTTCAGCCTTCGGCGCAGTTCAACCAGCCGCGCCGTAAAACCATTACTCGACGAGGAATTTTCATGTTCATCCATAAGATTTCCACTCCCCTCGCCGATATTCTACCCGAGGGGCTACATTTCAGTCATCCCGACGACCGGAGGGAGGAGGGATCTCAGGCTGAAGCGCAGAAAAAACGAGGCCCCTCCTCGCTAACGCTCGTTCGGGACGACAGCCCGTTCGACCGCCTGCTTGTGTCATCCCGACGACCGTAGGAAGGAGGGATCTCGAGTCATAACACCGAAAAACAGATCCCTCGGCAAAAAACCGCCTCGGGATGACAAGAGCGGCGCTCTTCAGGATGAAAATATCGGCGATAACTCGGGGCGAAAAAACTCACCATGCCCTATTGACATTGGTCTCGTTTAAAGACTACAATACTAGTGTGTTTTAGCGCAACAAAATACTCTGGGGAGGGATTAATATGACTATGTCCAAGATCCTGCTGTTCTTCGCGGCAATTTTTGCCGTCTGCCTGCTTCTGCCTCTGCCATCGGACGCGGCCGAGGGGTCGGCGGGGAGGCCGGCCCTTCTGGAGCTGATGACCCTGTCTTGCCCCGCCTGCAGGGAGATGGGCAAAGTCCTGGCCGAGTTCGAGGCTAAGCACGGCGGCGCCATCGAGGTCAGGATAATCGACGTTCGCGAGGACGCGAACGCCGCAAGGCTCTACCAGGTGCGCTACGTCCCCACCCTGGTCTTCCTCGACGAGGAGGGCAAGGTGCTGGAGACAAAAGTGGGCTACATACCCCTCGAGGCCCTCGAAAAAGAGTGGTACAAGCTCGGCTACAGCCTTGACAGAGGCGAACTGCCGCCGCGATGAGCGAGATCTACTCGTCCCTGTACACTCTTTTCCACGGCAGCGGCCTCCTCGCCTACGCCGCGCTCTTCGCCTGGGGGATCCTCGGGATGACCCTCAGCCCGTGCAGCGTCGCCACGATTCCGCTGGTGGTGGGCTACATAGGCAACTCCGACGCGCCCGACTTCCGGACGTCGTTCAAGATCTCGCTCGCCTTCTCGGCCGGGGTATTCGTCAACCTGGCCTTTCTGGGAGGGCTGCTCACGTCGGCGGGGCTGTTCCTCGGAGGAATCGACCGTTACACCAACTATATAGTGGCGGTGGTATTCCTGGTCTTCGGGCTTCACCTGCTGGGCGCGGTCAGCATCCCATGGTTTCGGGGCGGCTCCGCGCCCGGTACCAAGTACACCGGGCTCAAGGGCGCTCTAGTCCTCGGGGTCGTGTCCGGGCTGGCTCTGGGACCGTGCAGCTTCGCCTACTCCGCGCCGGTCATCATGCTGGCGATAAGCGTCGCCTCCACAGACATGCTGCGCGCCCTGCTTCTGGTGGCCGCCTACGGCGCCGGGCTTAGCTCCGTGATAATCGCCGCCGGAAGCGCGTCCGACCTCTTCTCCAGGTTCGTGTTCAAGGGAGGGCGAGGGACCGCTTGGCTGGAGCGAATCAGCGGACTGCTGCTGATCGCAGCCGCCGTCTACCTCGCCCTCTCCTCCCCTTCTCTGTACTAGCCCCCGCCCATCGGCCGCCCCATGTCGGAGCGTGTATAATAGCGCATATTCATATCCATCAACAGGAGGAGGAGACAAGTTATGGCTCTATACGTACTGCTAGGTGTGATAGCGCTCGTTCTGGCATGGGGGGTCGCGATCTACAACGGCCTTATAAAGAGGAAGAACCTGATGGACGAGGGCTGGAGCGGAATAGACGTCCAGCTCAAGAGGCGCTACGATGTCGTCCCGAACCTCGTCGAGAC
This Synergistaceae bacterium DNA region includes the following protein-coding sequences:
- a CDS encoding thioredoxin family protein — translated: MTMSKILLFFAAIFAVCLLLPLPSDAAEGSAGRPALLELMTLSCPACREMGKVLAEFEAKHGGAIEVRIIDVREDANAARLYQVRYVPTLVFLDEEGKVLETKVGYIPLEALEKEWYKLGYSLDRGELPPR
- a CDS encoding cytochrome C biogenesis protein, with the translated sequence MSEIYSSLYTLFHGSGLLAYAALFAWGILGMTLSPCSVATIPLVVGYIGNSDAPDFRTSFKISLAFSAGVFVNLAFLGGLLTSAGLFLGGIDRYTNYIVAVVFLVFGLHLLGAVSIPWFRGGSAPGTKYTGLKGALVLGVVSGLALGPCSFAYSAPVIMLAISVASTDMLRALLLVAAYGAGLSSVIIAAGSASDLFSRFVFKGGRGTAWLERISGLLLIAAAVYLALSSPSLY